The Halomicronema hongdechloris C2206 genome includes a window with the following:
- the truB gene encoding tRNA pseudouridine(55) synthase TruB, with product MTTAGFLNLNKPSGWTSHDCVGRLRRLLRTKKVGHGGTLDPAATGVLPIAVGRATQLLRFLATDKAYHAVIRFGLTTTTDDLQGTLVEQCSATDVTLEQVTSILPRFLGSIAQVPPRYSAIQVHGQRLYELARQGKPVEIPTRQVTVHSIEVLDWQPGEAPELTLAIACGPGTYIRALARDLGQVLGSGATLSALTRTRSNGFHLDDSLTLDQVERQLAENRLSLIAPAAMLTHLPAITLTGDAARRFCHGQKLSLEQAPVAAGRPLRVLNQTNELLGIAQIRSQTSGYQLKPERVMVAPPQGASVHQP from the coding sequence ATGACGACAGCAGGATTTCTCAATCTGAATAAGCCGTCGGGGTGGACCTCCCACGACTGTGTTGGCCGACTGCGACGGTTACTGCGGACCAAGAAAGTCGGCCATGGAGGGACGCTAGATCCAGCGGCAACGGGGGTATTGCCCATTGCTGTCGGTCGGGCGACTCAGCTTTTGCGGTTTCTGGCAACCGATAAGGCTTATCATGCGGTGATCCGATTTGGCCTGACGACGACCACCGATGACCTGCAGGGCACACTTGTGGAGCAGTGCTCGGCCACAGATGTCACCTTAGAGCAAGTGACGTCGATCTTGCCTCGGTTTTTGGGCTCAATTGCGCAGGTGCCGCCCCGCTATAGTGCCATTCAAGTGCACGGACAACGGCTCTATGAGTTGGCTCGCCAGGGAAAACCTGTGGAGATACCCACCCGCCAGGTCACGGTGCATTCCATTGAAGTCCTGGATTGGCAGCCGGGGGAGGCGCCTGAGTTGACCCTTGCGATCGCATGTGGACCCGGCACCTACATTCGCGCCCTGGCTCGAGATCTGGGGCAAGTGTTAGGATCAGGAGCTACCCTATCAGCCCTGACGCGAACCCGCAGTAATGGCTTTCATCTAGACGATAGTCTCACCCTAGACCAAGTGGAACGGCAGCTGGCAGAGAACCGACTCTCGCTGATCGCACCAGCGGCAATGTTGACTCACCTACCCGCCATTACCCTAACCGGTGATGCTGCCCGCCGCTTTTGCCACGGACAAAAATTATCCCTCGAGCAGGCACCAGTCGCCGCAGGAAGACCTTTACGGGTGCTCAATCAAACCAATGAGCTGCTGGGTATTGCCCAGATACGATCCCAGACCAGCGGATACCAACTGAAGCCAGAGCGGGTCATGGTCGCGCCACCCCAGGGAGCATCGGTACACCAGCCATAA
- the murC gene encoding UDP-N-acetylmuramate--L-alanine ligase, with translation MPNAVDFSGRPFHFIGIGGIGMSALAYILTKRQIPVSGSDLKLSHITQRLQEAGAHIFWKQEAVNLSFFQNQVASVAASGAPTIGMDGGRQLPQVVCSTAINESNPEYRAAIELGCPILHRSDVLAALIDDAAAIAVAGTHGKTTTSSMIGQMLLQADLDPTIVVGGEVTAWEGNARLGSSDYLVAEADESDGSLVKLAAMVGVVTNIELDHTDHYQNLDEVIHIFQTFERQCRVLVGCIDCVTVRQALTPVVTYSLHPESGADYVADSICYGATGTSALILERGQPLGKLSLQVLGQHNLSNALAAIAVGRHLGLPFTAIATGLSNFRGARRRFEHRGVYHNIRFIDDYAHHPSEIRATLAAARLQSSDVATGKEHRVIAVFQPHRYSRIAAFLPEFSQAFADADRVIVTDIYSAGEVNQCGLSGKDVAETIAIHHDQVDYQATLAEVQQRLTSLLEPGDLVIFLGAGNLNQIIPSVMAFYADIEAEYLHKACS, from the coding sequence ATGCCGAATGCTGTCGATTTTAGCGGCAGACCTTTCCATTTCATCGGTATCGGTGGGATTGGTATGTCTGCCTTGGCCTACATCCTGACCAAGCGGCAGATCCCGGTCTCTGGATCCGATCTGAAGTTGAGCCATATTACCCAGCGTTTGCAAGAAGCAGGGGCCCATATTTTTTGGAAGCAAGAAGCAGTCAACTTAAGTTTCTTCCAGAATCAAGTCGCCTCGGTTGCTGCCTCTGGCGCGCCAACGATTGGGATGGATGGGGGTCGACAGCTTCCTCAGGTCGTTTGTTCTACGGCCATCAACGAGTCAAATCCTGAGTATCGGGCGGCTATCGAATTAGGGTGTCCTATTTTGCACCGCTCTGATGTATTAGCCGCGTTAATTGATGACGCCGCTGCCATTGCCGTGGCGGGTACCCATGGGAAAACGACTACCAGTAGCATGATTGGCCAAATGCTACTGCAAGCAGATCTAGATCCTACGATTGTAGTTGGAGGCGAAGTAACTGCTTGGGAAGGGAACGCTCGCTTGGGAAGCAGTGATTATTTGGTGGCAGAAGCCGACGAATCGGATGGCTCCTTAGTTAAGTTGGCGGCCATGGTGGGGGTGGTTACGAATATTGAGTTAGATCACACCGACCACTATCAAAACCTAGACGAGGTGATCCATATTTTCCAGACCTTTGAGCGGCAGTGCCGGGTTCTAGTGGGCTGTATCGACTGTGTTACCGTGCGGCAAGCTCTCACCCCTGTCGTCACCTATAGTCTGCATCCAGAGTCAGGGGCCGATTATGTGGCTGATTCCATTTGTTATGGCGCTACCGGAACATCGGCTCTAATCCTGGAACGGGGACAGCCCCTAGGTAAATTGTCTTTACAGGTGCTAGGCCAGCACAATCTCAGTAATGCCTTGGCTGCAATTGCGGTGGGTCGTCATCTAGGCTTACCGTTCACAGCCATTGCAACAGGGCTATCTAACTTTCGAGGAGCTCGCCGTCGTTTTGAACATCGCGGCGTCTACCACAACATTCGCTTTATCGACGATTATGCCCACCACCCCAGTGAAATTCGAGCCACATTGGCGGCGGCTCGGTTGCAATCAAGTGATGTGGCCACGGGCAAGGAACACCGAGTTATTGCTGTGTTTCAGCCCCATCGCTATAGCCGTATAGCGGCTTTTTTGCCTGAGTTCTCTCAGGCATTTGCCGATGCTGATCGAGTTATTGTGACTGACATCTATAGCGCTGGAGAAGTCAATCAGTGTGGTCTTTCTGGTAAAGATGTGGCTGAGACCATTGCCATCCACCATGACCAGGTTGATTACCAAGCTACGCTGGCAGAGGTTCAACAGAGGCTGACATCGCTCTTAGAACCGGGGGATCTGGTCATATTTCTGGGAGCCGGTAATCTAAATCAAATTATTCCCAGTGTCATGGCATTTTATGCGGATATTGAGGCGGAGTACCTGCATAAGGCCTGTAGCTAG
- a CDS encoding type I glyceraldehyde-3-phosphate dehydrogenase: MIRVAINGFGRIGRNFLRCWLTRENSQLDVVAINDTSDPKTNSHLLKYDSMLGRLDDDIRAEGDSLVVNGKTIKCYSDRNPNNLPWKAWDIDLVVESTGVFVSEEGASRHIEAGAKKVLITAPGKGGDIGTYVIGVNHEDYTHDAHRVVSNASCTTNCLAPVVKVVHENFGIVKGTMTTTHSYTGDQRLLDASHRDLRRARAAALNIVPTTTGAAKAVSLVIPEMSGKLNGIAFRVPTPNVSIVDLVAQVEKPVIAEQVNQVIQEASQGALKGILGYSDLPLVSIDYRKTSESSIVDASLTMVMGGDLVKVVAWYDNEWGYSQRVVDLAELVAQKWPR; this comes from the coding sequence GTGATTAGAGTAGCAATCAACGGCTTCGGACGCATTGGACGAAATTTCTTGCGTTGTTGGTTGACTCGTGAGAACAGTCAGCTGGACGTCGTAGCCATTAATGATACCTCTGACCCGAAGACAAACTCCCACCTTTTGAAGTACGACTCTATGCTGGGTCGGCTAGACGACGATATTCGTGCCGAAGGCGATAGCTTAGTCGTCAATGGCAAAACTATCAAGTGCTACTCTGATCGCAACCCCAACAATCTACCCTGGAAGGCTTGGGACATTGATCTGGTAGTGGAATCAACGGGGGTATTTGTTAGTGAGGAAGGAGCCTCTCGTCATATTGAGGCGGGCGCTAAAAAAGTTCTAATTACAGCTCCTGGTAAGGGGGGTGACATTGGCACCTATGTCATCGGTGTAAACCATGAAGACTACACCCATGATGCCCACAGGGTGGTCAGCAATGCCAGCTGTACGACTAACTGTCTAGCGCCTGTGGTCAAGGTGGTGCACGAGAATTTCGGCATTGTTAAGGGCACGATGACCACTACCCACAGTTATACCGGCGATCAGCGTCTGCTAGATGCCAGCCACCGAGATCTGCGACGGGCCCGGGCGGCGGCTCTAAATATTGTGCCGACTACGACTGGGGCGGCTAAGGCGGTTTCTTTGGTCATTCCAGAGATGTCTGGCAAACTCAATGGCATCGCCTTTCGGGTGCCTACCCCTAATGTGTCTATCGTGGATTTAGTGGCTCAGGTTGAAAAACCGGTCATTGCTGAGCAGGTTAATCAGGTCATTCAGGAAGCCTCCCAGGGGGCGCTAAAAGGGATTCTCGGCTACAGCGACTTGCCACTGGTCTCCATTGACTATCGCAAGACCAGTGAATCGTCTATCGTTGATGCCAGTCTCACCATGGTAATGGGAGGCGATTTGGTCAAAGTGGTAGCTTGGTACGACAATGAGTGGGGCTATAGTCAGCGGGTAGTAGACTTGGCTGAGTTAGTTGCCCAGAAATGGCCTCGGTGA
- a CDS encoding alpha/beta hydrolase, whose product MRQAMGRRFAGRVRWRNWLWRGLGCLVPMVFGLGTPVAAAERVIITYGILERSVQVQDLEHFAETGELSRQLQQYAKLLGLDDEQLQQIRQVLTESAEFGPVPVAQFLYTPQGKYLLKQVGQVVQTAARQPGFSAIRGGLILAAADQQRGLTALSFLHHFPTEAVRIDLLRGLAITGNLNETIQQARSAIALVRRLARQAAGDPSNNGTTPDSTEQLIALFSPAQPYGWRRQSFDTLSLPVDLYLPTARRLGETSLTNLPVLVISHGLGNDRNSFAYLAEHLAAYGFAVITLEHTGSNANQIFSLLEGRTGGIVEDEEFLQRPQDVSRVLDQLQQLARNDPQLRGRLDFDRVGVIGQSFGGYTALALAGAGLNYSAQAVGCQDPFLSFNLSLLLQCQAQPLAVANHLADDRVRAVFVMNPIGSSLFGPEGYGQIRVPTMIVASEVDTVAPALPEQIRPFTWLTTSRRYLLLMDSGTHFSVIAPVDGANEPVPIPAPVIGPNPALARAYMEVMTAAFFQAHLQGDEAARQRLQPAFAQQLGRQPLSLSLLTSLTEQQLHQAL is encoded by the coding sequence ATGCGGCAGGCGATGGGGCGACGATTCGCTGGCAGGGTTCGTTGGCGCAATTGGCTCTGGCGGGGCTTGGGCTGTCTGGTGCCCATGGTCTTTGGCTTAGGGACTCCGGTGGCAGCGGCTGAGCGCGTCATTATTACCTATGGCATCTTAGAGCGCTCTGTACAGGTTCAGGATTTAGAACACTTTGCCGAGACTGGGGAACTGAGCCGCCAACTGCAGCAATATGCCAAGTTATTAGGGCTGGATGATGAGCAGTTGCAGCAGATTCGTCAGGTGTTGACGGAGTCGGCAGAATTTGGCCCGGTGCCGGTGGCCCAATTTCTCTATACTCCCCAGGGTAAATATTTGCTAAAGCAGGTTGGTCAAGTTGTTCAGACGGCAGCTCGGCAGCCTGGATTTTCGGCCATTCGCGGCGGATTGATTCTGGCGGCGGCAGATCAACAACGGGGGCTCACAGCGTTGAGTTTCTTGCATCATTTCCCGACGGAGGCGGTGCGAATTGATCTGCTGCGGGGCCTGGCAATTACCGGTAACTTGAATGAGACTATTCAACAGGCCCGATCTGCGATCGCATTGGTGCGTCGCCTAGCTCGGCAAGCGGCTGGAGATCCTAGCAACAATGGGACCACCCCGGACTCAACGGAGCAGTTAATTGCGCTGTTTAGCCCAGCCCAACCTTATGGCTGGCGGCGTCAGTCCTTCGATACCCTGTCGTTGCCAGTAGATCTGTATTTACCTACGGCCAGGCGCCTAGGAGAGACTTCCCTAACCAACTTACCGGTGTTGGTGATTTCCCACGGCCTGGGCAACGATCGCAATAGTTTCGCCTACCTGGCGGAGCATCTCGCCGCCTACGGCTTTGCGGTGATCACCCTAGAGCACACAGGTAGCAACGCCAATCAAATTTTCTCGCTGCTGGAGGGACGCACTGGCGGCATTGTCGAGGATGAGGAATTTCTGCAGCGTCCCCAGGATGTCTCCCGGGTGCTGGATCAGCTGCAACAGCTGGCCCGCAATGATCCTCAACTGCGGGGACGCCTCGATTTCGATCGGGTGGGTGTCATCGGTCAATCCTTTGGCGGTTACACGGCCTTGGCCTTAGCCGGAGCCGGCCTGAATTACAGCGCCCAAGCCGTTGGCTGCCAAGATCCATTCCTATCGTTTAATTTGTCCTTATTGCTGCAGTGTCAGGCTCAGCCCTTGGCAGTGGCGAATCATTTAGCCGATGACCGGGTGCGGGCCGTGTTCGTGATGAACCCGATTGGAAGCTCTCTCTTCGGTCCTGAGGGCTATGGCCAGATTAGGGTGCCAACCATGATCGTCGCCTCCGAGGTGGATACGGTGGCCCCTGCCTTGCCGGAGCAGATTCGGCCCTTCACTTGGCTGACGACATCCCGTCGTTATCTGCTATTGATGGATAGCGGTACCCATTTTTCGGTGATTGCTCCGGTAGATGGGGCCAATGAACCGGTACCGATTCCAGCGCCTGTGATCGGACCCAATCCAGCTTTGGCTCGGGCCTATATGGAAGTGATGACAGCTGCCTTCTTTCAAGCCCATTTGCAAGGGGATGAGGCGGCACGGCAACGACTACAACCGGCGTTTGCCCAACAGCTAGGGCGGCAACCCCTATCTCTGAGTTTGTTGACTTCCTTAACAGAACAGCAACTGCATCAGGCCCTATAA
- a CDS encoding low molecular weight protein-tyrosine-phosphatase yields MPVRLLFVCLGNICRSPSAENLMNRLLRERQLTNQVICDSAGTSAYHLGSPPDSRMAAAAAQRGLQLLGRARQIVPKDLQRFDWILAMDRQNYEDILTLDLSGQYWYKVKLMCDFCRRHGEQEVPDPYYGEVDGFHDVLELLEDACGGLLEVVVRESESVSAMPPS; encoded by the coding sequence ATGCCAGTGCGTCTATTGTTCGTTTGCCTGGGCAATATCTGCCGCTCGCCCTCGGCAGAAAATCTAATGAACCGCCTACTGCGGGAACGGCAGCTAACAAACCAGGTTATCTGTGACTCGGCAGGGACATCGGCCTATCACTTGGGCAGTCCTCCGGATTCACGGATGGCAGCAGCAGCAGCGCAGCGAGGGCTGCAACTGTTGGGGCGAGCGCGACAGATAGTCCCGAAGGATTTGCAGCGATTTGACTGGATTTTGGCTATGGATCGCCAGAACTATGAGGATATCTTGACGCTGGATCTCTCTGGGCAGTACTGGTACAAAGTGAAGTTAATGTGTGATTTCTGCCGTCGCCATGGGGAACAAGAGGTCCCTGATCCATACTACGGGGAAGTCGATGGCTTTCACGATGTCTTAGAGCTGCTTGAAGATGCCTGTGGGGGATTGCTGGAGGTTGTGGTGAGAGAATCGGAATCAGTATCTGCAATGCCCCCCTCCTAA
- a CDS encoding YbaB/EbfC family nucleoid-associated protein — translation MTKGQGFGFGLGGKMKELTEAFKKAQQIQEGAKQLQEELEQMEIEGQAGDGLVKVVLSGNQEPRRVIIAPNALQEDADMLSDLVTAAMRDAYEKSTTTMRERMEQLTGGLNLPGGL, via the coding sequence ATGACGAAAGGGCAAGGATTTGGTTTTGGCTTAGGCGGCAAGATGAAGGAGCTGACTGAGGCCTTCAAAAAAGCTCAGCAAATTCAGGAAGGTGCAAAGCAGCTTCAGGAAGAACTGGAGCAGATGGAAATTGAAGGACAGGCGGGGGATGGCCTAGTTAAGGTAGTCCTGAGCGGAAATCAAGAGCCACGGCGGGTCATTATTGCGCCCAATGCCCTTCAAGAAGACGCTGACATGTTGTCGGATCTGGTGACGGCAGCGATGCGGGATGCCTATGAAAAATCGACGACGACCATGCGGGAGCGCATGGAGCAGCTGACAGGTGGTCTGAATCTGCCAGGGGGCTTGTAA
- the murB gene encoding UDP-N-acetylmuramate dehydrogenase encodes MTSVINTSSVLPRIDCPIHAHSPLGPFTTFRVGGAADWLAIPRTEAQLLNSLQWAHSLELPTRLLGAGSNLLISDQGLSGLVIVTRHLRQVTFDDDTGQVTAMAGEPLPTLAWKAAKRGWRGLEWAAGIPGTVGGAVVMNAGAHGASMADILVRVDVLNSDATTGAMMPVDLQFRYRTSVLQHRSKPVVRAVFQLEPGYDPKQVTADTLRDLKHRRATQPYHLPSCGSVFRNPLPYTAGWIIEQTGLKGYRIGAAQVSELHANFILNQGGATATDIFRLISHIQGKVLEQWSLQLETEVKILGPFPAI; translated from the coding sequence ATGACTTCTGTGATTAATACCTCTAGCGTTTTGCCTAGGATTGACTGCCCGATCCATGCCCATTCGCCCCTTGGCCCGTTCACGACGTTTCGCGTAGGAGGAGCGGCGGACTGGTTAGCGATACCTCGTACAGAAGCCCAGCTGCTGAATAGCCTACAATGGGCTCATTCTCTGGAGTTGCCGACACGCTTGCTAGGCGCTGGGTCGAATCTACTCATCAGTGATCAAGGACTGTCGGGATTGGTCATTGTCACTCGTCATCTACGACAGGTGACCTTTGATGACGACACAGGGCAGGTGACGGCCATGGCAGGCGAACCCCTACCGACTCTGGCCTGGAAGGCTGCCAAGCGAGGGTGGCGTGGACTAGAGTGGGCGGCGGGCATCCCCGGCACTGTAGGGGGTGCTGTGGTGATGAATGCAGGGGCTCATGGAGCTTCAATGGCAGATATCCTAGTGCGAGTCGATGTGCTTAACTCAGATGCGACAACAGGAGCCATGATGCCGGTGGACTTGCAGTTCCGCTACCGAACATCGGTGTTACAACACCGGTCTAAACCGGTGGTTCGGGCAGTGTTTCAGCTGGAGCCAGGCTACGATCCTAAGCAGGTCACCGCCGATACCCTCCGGGATCTGAAGCATCGTCGGGCTACGCAACCCTATCATCTGCCCAGCTGTGGCAGTGTATTTCGCAATCCGTTGCCCTATACGGCTGGTTGGATTATTGAACAGACAGGGCTGAAGGGATATAGAATTGGCGCTGCCCAGGTCTCTGAACTACATGCCAATTTCATCCTCAACCAGGGCGGAGCAACGGCAACCGACATTTTCCGTTTGATTAGCCATATCCAGGGGAAAGTGCTGGAGCAATGGTCGCTGCAGCTGGAAACTGAGGTAAAAATCTTGGGGCCATTTCCCGCCATTTAA